The Apibacter raozihei DNA segment TAGCTTTAGTAGCTTGGGGCGAAGACAAATCTAAAAGTGTATATGAATCCGTAGAAGGAAGCATAACCGATACCGTTCCGGCAACTTGTCTTCAGAATCATTCCAATGCATCTATTTACACAGACCTAAGCGCAGCATACGGACTAACAAGAATTAACAGACCCTGGTTAGTGTCCAGTTGCAATTGGACAAATAAACTTATTAGAAGAGCTATTGTCTGGCTATGTGAAAAATTGGATAAACCAATTTTGAAGCTTACTAATAAAGACTATCAGGATCATGGATTGGAAGAACTTTTATCGCTTTATAATTCAGCATATAATGTAAATATTAAAGTTTTTAATGATTTACAACACACCATAACCGGATGGCCGGGTGGAAAACCAAACGCTGATGATACTAATCGGCCGGAACGTTCAGAGCCCTATCCTAAAAGGATTATACTTTTTAGCCCACATCCCGATGATGATGTTATTTCTATGGGGGGAACATTCAGGCGTTTAGTAGAACAAGGGCATGATGTTCACGTAGCTTACCAAACTTCAGGAAATATTGCAGTAGGAGATGAAGATCTTATCAGATATGTTTCTTTGTTGGAAGATGTCAGGAAAAAATATGATTCTGAAAATATAGCACTGCAAAAAAAATATGAAGAAATTTTAAATTATGTTTTGCATGAAAAAAAGGAAGGAGATTCTGATACCCCTGATATTTTATTCATTAAAGGACATATAAGAAGACAAGAAGCTTTAAATGGATGTCGGTACGTTGGTGCAGATTTAAATAAAGCTAAATTTTTAGATCTTCCATTTTATGAAACCGGAAAGATTAAGAAAAATCCGATTTCTGAAGCAGATGTAAAAATCATTAAAAATTTATTACAAGAAGTAAAGCCTCATCAGGTTTTTGTGGCAGGAGATTTAGCAGATCCCCACGGAACGCATAAGGTATGTTTAGATGCAATTTTAGCTGCTTTTGATGAATTAAAGGGAGAAGAGTGGCTTAATGACTGCCGGATATGGATGTACAGAGGAGCCTGGCAGGAATGGGAAATTGAACATATTGAAATGGCTGTTCCTATGTCACCCGAAGAACTTAGATTTAAAAGAAATGCTATTTTAAAACATCAGTCTCAAATGGAAAATGCTCCATTTTTAGGATCAGATGAACGTCTTTTCTGGCAAAGATCTGAAGAAAGAAACAGGACTACAGCAGAAAAGTATCATCAGCTGGGATTAGCAAGCTACGAAGCTATTGAAGCATTTGTAGAATATAAACTTTTACAACACTAAATTTATGAGATTACTAATTCAACCCAATTATAATTCTGTATCTTACTGGACAGCAGAATATATCATAAAAGAAATTAACAAAGCTCAGCAAAAGAACAAAAAATTTGTATTAGGACTGCCCACGGGTTCTACGCCATTAGGAACCTACCAATATTTAATCAATGCATATAACGATAAACGAGTTACATTTAAAGATGTGATTACTTTTAATATGGATGAATATGTAGGTATTGCAGAAGATCATCCGGAAAGTTATCATTTTTTTATGAAAACAAATTTTTTTGATCACATTGACATTCAGCAGGAAAATATAAATATTCTAAATGGTAATGCCGAAGATCTGGAAAAAGAGTGCAATGATTACGAAGAAAAAATAAAAAGTGTTGGAGGAATAGATCTTTTTTTAGGTGGAATTGGTCCTGACGGACATATTGCATTTAACGAGCCTGGATCTTCATTCACATCTAAAACACGTATTAAAACACTAACCGAAGATACGATAGTTGCTAATTCCAGATTTTTTGACAACGACATGACCAAAGTACCTAAAACGGCTTTGACTGTAGGAGTTGAAACTATTCTTAGTGCTAAAGAAGTTATAATAATAGCCAACGGACACAGCAAAGCGAGAGCGCTTGCAAAAGTGATTGAAGGAGGAATAAGCCAGAGATGGACTGTTTCAGCATTACAGTTGCATCCTAAAGGTATTATTGTTTGTGATGAACTGGCTGTTTATGAAATAACTGTAGGTACCTACAGGTATTTTAAACAATTAGAGAAAGATAATCTTATACACATAGATTAAACAGTAACTTATTGCTTATCTGGCATTTATTTAATAAAATGATATAGGGGGAGATTCTTTATATTATTAAATTACATGTAAATGCCAGATAAATATTAACATTTTAACCACAAAATAATGAGATATATATATTCATTATCACTCATTCTGCTTTCTCCAATATTTTTATCCGGTAGCATCTGTGCAATATCAGATTATTATAATTCTGATTTTAAAGCTAGAATAAACCTAAATTCGGTTAATTACATATTTTATTCAATAGAGCAGAATATTAAAATAGACACAGATAGCACAAAATTAAAAGAGAGACTTAACACACCTCCCGATTCTTTATTACAAAATGAAATTTATGCTGCTGATGATCTCACTACCCAAAATAGTAAAAAAGGATTTTTAAAAAAATCTTCATTGGGTGGTACATTATATTTTTGGGATAGGAACAGAGAGCGTAAAAACGTAATCACCAAAGACTATGTAAATGACATTATACAAACAACTTTTACTGCCGAATTAAATTTTAAATCGGCACCTATAGCCAAAATGTTTTCAGTAGAACTGGGTGGTTATGGAGTTTGGCAGCCACATAGCGGAGGAACTACTTTACCTAGTGAAATAGCTTTCAGTAACCATAAATCGCGTTGGAGAGAAACCTGGGATGAAGATTCTGACGGAGTAAGCTTTTATAAAGCCTTAATCGATTTTAGATTAAAAAATTATCTTTGGGCAAAAGTAGGGTATATTCAACCTTCTGGTCAGACTTTGTTAGCTCCACACTGGAGTTTATTACCTGGAACTTATGAAGGTTTCGAAGTTGGAACAGTATTAGACTTTGGAAAATCAGGTGTTCTTTCTGCCTCCTATATGTGGACCGATCGATATAAAACTCCTTGGTATAGAAAACTGGATAAGTTTTACAGAATGGGTCCTGATTCAGAAAGAGTAAATTATTTGCATTCCTTAGGAGCAAAGTACGATTTTAAAAATAATTTGGTATTGGAAGCTGCTTTTGGACAAAGTGCACATTATCTCAATCAATATTTAGGTAAAATATCTTATAAAACAAATATTGCAAACAATCCGCTAAGCATGAGTTACCAGTTTTACGGTTCACAGGATCAAGATCATTCAGGAACAAAAGTATATGACGGATTGGCTTGGTTACAGGGAATCACATTATTTTATCAAACGGGCCCTGTTGGATGGAAATTAGAGGGAACAGCTGTACAGGCAAAAGGTGAACAAGGATTTTTCCTACAAAGAATGACTTCAGCTTATGCATCTACGCAAGGAAGGTTAGATATCTGGTGGAATTCTCGTTCTGATTTTGATGCTCATGATGAAAAAGCGATTTTTGGAGAAATAAGTTATGATTTAAAAAATCTGTTTTCTTTCCTTGAAGGTTTTAAAATTGCAGCATCTTATGCTTACGGTTGGGATGCACGACCCAGCAAAAATCCAATATATGATCAAACCCAGAAAATTTGGGAAAGAGCCTGGAATCTGGATTTAGGTTATGTTATTCCCAAAGGTAGTTTCAAAGGTACTTTGTTTCAAATACATTATACCAATTACAATAATAATTCGAAAAACGCTCCGTGGTCTGGTGGATATGGAAACATTTTCCAGGATGAACATGACCTTAAAATATTTGTGATTTTGCCTTTTACGGTTTTATCACCACAAAAATAAACTCTTTAGCTCACTAAAATAATAAATTATGAGAACCTTAAAAATTTCTTTAATTACTGCTTTTTTTATATGTATGTCTCCATACATTGTGGCACAAACAAACAACCATACTTCAGAGCAGATGATTGTAGATGTAATGAGTAGCCAATTACAATTGAATTATAAAATCGTTGACAATTTCGCAGCTTCTCACGGAGTGGATTGTTCTGCTCTGGGAGCTGATTGGGGATCGTGTAATAAAGCTCTTATATCATTTTATAACAAAGGTAAAGATATAAATGATAAAAACTGGACCATATATTTTCACAGCATAAGAAGAATATTAAAAGTAGATAATCCTCAATTCAAAATTAGTCATATAACCGGTGATTTACATAAATTGGAACCAACAAATCTATTTACAGGTTTTCAATCGAACAAAGTAACTGATATACCCATTATTGGAGAATACTGGCAATTGCAGGAAACAGATGTAATGCCCAGATGGTATGTCACTTCAGGACAGGCTCAACCCAAAATTATCACAAATACAGATACGGAAGATACCTCTTTTTATGTAAGCCCGATTACTGGAGATTTATGGAAGAGAACTCCAGAAGATCACAACATTTTAATGAACCCTGAAAGTAGATTTGAACAGGATCAAACAATTACCCTACTATCACCTCAGGATTTACGCGGTCATATATTGCCAACTCCGGTTAAAGCGGAAATATATAAGACCAATATTCTTTTAACAGATAAAGGAATAAATCTGGATATAAAAGGTTTGGATAGTGAAAGTAAACTTGTCTTGGAAAATCAATTTAAAAGATGTAACATACCTGTCAGTACTCAAGGATATAAAATAGTTGGAAATATCAAACCTAAAGAATTTTTAAATAAAATTTCAGGTGCTTACAAATTAGAAATTAAAGATAATGGAACTGATATAGTTGCCTATGATGAAAGAGGCCTGTTCTATGCAGTACAATCAGTAATATCTTTATTACCTCAGGAAACACCTGCCGTTCTTCCGGCTTTGAAAATTGAAGATTATCCAAGATTTGACTACAGAGGTTTAATGATAGATGTGGGAAGAAACTTTAAAAGTAAAGAAGCTATTTTAAAAGTATTGGATCAGATGTCAAAATACAAAATGAATAAATTTCATTTTCACCTTACAGATGATGAAGGTTGGAGAATTGAAATTCAAGGTCTTCCTGAACTTACCGAAGTTGGTGGAAAACGATGTCATGATTTAAGTGAGCAAAATTGTCTTTTGCCACAACTGGGATCCGGTCCATTTTCAGATAATGCGGGTACAGGATTTTACACTAAGTCTGATTATATTGACATTCTCAAATATGCCAAAGCAAGATATATTGATGTAATTCCGGAAATTAATATGCCGGCTCATGCAAGAGCAGCAGTCGTATCTATGGAAGCAAGATATAACCGCTTAAAAAATCAAGGAAAGCTTAAAGAAGCTGAAGAATTCAGGCTTAAAGATCCGACAGATCTTTCAAATACTACTTCTGTACAATATTATGATCGTACAGGATATCTGAATCTATGTATGGATTCTTCAAAAAAGTTTGTTACTAAAATTATTGAAGAAATGGCTGCCATGCATAAAGAAGCAGGCCATCCGATAACTACCTGGCATTTTGGAGGAGATGAGGCTAAAAATATTAAATTCGGAGCTGGATTTCAGGATATTAATGCAGCAGATAAAGTGACATGGAAAGGAACTATCGATCAAAGTAAAGAAGATCATCCTTTTGAAAAATCTCAGGTTTGTAAAAATTTTATAGCTCAGGGAAAAGCTCAGAATTTTGAACATTTACCAGGAGTATTTGCCGTAGAAGTAAGTAAAATCTTAAAAAATTTAAATATTAAATCTATGCAGGCCTGGCAGGATGGACTAAAACACGTAGATAACAGCAAAGATTTTGCGACTGATAAAGTATATGTTAACTTTTGGGATCCTTTATATTGGGGAGGAAGTCAATCTGTTAATGAATGGAGGAACAAAGGATATCAGGTTGTTATTTCCAATCCGGATTATGTTTATCTGGATATGCCCAACGAAGTTAATACAAAAGAACCTGGATATTATTGGGCTACCCGATCTAATAATATTCAAAAAGTCTTTTCTTTTGCTCCCGAAAATTTACCACAAAATGCCGAAACATCCGTAGACAGAGACGGAAACGTTTTTGAAGGAAAATCAGTTGGAGATTGGAAAGGTATAGCCGGAATTTCAGCACATATCTGGGAAGAAACCATTCGTACACCTGAAGAAATGGAATATATGCTTTTTCCACGTTTATTAGCAGTTGCTGAACGCGCATGGCATAAGTCTGACTGGGAATTAGATTATCAGAAGGGCAGAAATTACAAAAAAGGAGAAACCCATTGGGTAAATACAGATTTACTAAAAAAAGACTGGATTAAATTTGCTAATTATGTAGGTCAAAAAGAACTTTCTAAACTTGAAAATTCAGAAATTCTTTACAGACTACCTGTACCAGGTGCAAAAATTAATAATAAGGTTTTAACTGCCAATATTATATTACCTTCTTTAAATATCGAATACTCAACAGATAAAGGTCAAACCTGGATTGCGTATGATAAACCGGTACGATTACCAGATAACGCACAAAATGTTATGATTCGTAGTCGATCTAAAGATGGTAAAAGAACCAGTAGATCAGAATATATAAATTAATAGATCTAATTTTTTTTAATTATGAAAGCAGTCCTGTTTATATATTTTAAACGGGACTGTTTATATTTTAATTAATAAATTATAAGACTTCTTAGGTATTTTTTTCCTATAACTAGGTATTTGCAATTATATTAATATATGTTAATATTGAAAATCAAAATTTTATATAATTTAGATAATCAAATAAAAACATTATAAATAATGGTTGATAAATTATAAAAACTATATTCAAAATAAAATATAAACCACAAAATTGTAATAATATGGAAATAAGAGCAATGAAAATTCAGGTAGCAGATCCTACACCTCTTGGCTTATTTGGCCTTGCTTTGGTAACATTAGTAGCATCTTCTCAAAAAATGGGAATAACAGAAGGGTTATCATTAGTAATACCCTGGGCTCTCTTTTTGGGAGGGATTGCTCAACTGATTGCAGGATTTTACGATTTTAAACATAATAACCTATTTGGAGCTACTGCCTTTTGCGCCTACGGTCTTTTTTGGATAACCGTCTGTTTCAGCTGGCTGATAAAATTAGGATGTTTTGGAGATACATTAGCTTCAACAACCGATACCAAACAATTAGGATTCGCATTTATTTCCTATTTACTCTTAAGTATTGTATTAACCATTTCTTCATTAAAAATGTCAGTAGTAATGTTTTTGTTAATGGCTGATATTTGTCTGCTGTTTTTTGCACTAAGTATGGATTCATTTGGAATGGGAGATGTTTGGCACGATGTAGCCTCATACTCAGAACTAACCATTTCATTATTGACTTTTTATGCATTATTTGCAAAATATTTGTCAGGATACTTTGGAAAATCAGTTTTACCCGTAGGCGGACCTTTACTTTGATTTAAAAATATATAAAGCAAAATAAAGAAGTAACTTATTATCTCTTTATTTTGCTTTACATTATTTGCTTTAAAATTGATACACTTTCCTCTAATTCTTCTAATGTGCTGGAGGCAAATCCTAAACGAATAAAATTTGAATGCAAAGGTTGATTATGTACTATATGACTATTCGAAATATCTAACTCATGAATAAGTGCATTTTTAGACAAATTAATCAAATTCGTTTTAATATTAAACTGACACCATACCGCCAAGCCTCCTTCAGGAATAGAAAACTCTATCTGATCCTTAAGATCTCTGTTAAGAAGAAAACAAAAGTAATCTCTTCATTCCTTATATATTTTCACAGCTTTTCGTAAATATCTTTGAATAATACCTTCATCTATTAGTTCAGCCATTGCATTTTCTAACACATAATCACCCTGTCTGTCGGTTATCAAACGTATTTTAGTTAAATGTTCAATTACATTTTCGGAAGCAACCAAATAACCTAATCGAAAAACAGGGGCAAGAATTTTACTAAAAGAACCACAATAAATAACCATTCCATGTTTGTCTAAGCTTGCTAGTGGTTGTAACGGTTTTTGCTTATAATGAAAATCAAAATCATAATCATCCTCAAAGAGTATAAATTTATATTTTTCAGATAACCTAATTAATTCTAACCTACGATCCATCCGCAAAGTAACAGTAGTTGGATATTGATGATGAGAAGTTACGTAGACTAAACGTATTTTTTTTCTTATGCATATATTTTCCAATTCCTCAGTTGATAACCCGTAAGTATCAACTGAGACTTTCAATATTTCGGCCTTAAAAAATTTAAAATTATCTTCCGCTCGTTTCCATCCGGGATTTTCCATTACAACACAGTCTCCGGGTTCAAGTAAACCACTGCATACAAGATGTATACCCATAGTAGTGCCTTTTACAGTTAAAATATTATTTTCCGTAGTTTGCAAAGCTCTAGAATAATTTAAATATTCAGATAACGATTTTCTTAAAATTAGTGAACCTGAAGGAGTACTATATGTCCCATATTGAAAATAAAATTTACGACTGTTGCTTTGATTTTGATACGCTTTAGTTAATTCTTTAATTGGGCTGAGTCTCAAGTCGGGAAAACCATCATCTAAACGTAAACGAGAATTTATAACCGGATAATGAGAATCAATGGAAATATTTTTTGAAATTTTAAAACCTGAATGTTTTAAAAAATCTGAATTACCCGGACTGAACTCATAGTTAGATAATTGAGGTAAAGAAGATGAAATAAAACTACCTTTTCCAATAAAGCTTTCCATCCAACCCTGTTGTTCCAATTCCTGAAAAGCTTTACTAACAGTTATTCTGTTAATATTAAGTAGCTCTGAGAGTCTTCTTGTACTTGGAAGTTTATATCCGGGTAATAATTTTCCCTGTTTAATGCCATCTATAATATAATCACTCAGTTGAATATATAAAGACGTATTTGCGTATTTATCTAATTTTAACTGTGAAAATAACGAAATAATTATTGGACTATCCATTTTAATAAAATTGGTATATAAAGGTAGTCCAAATTAAGAGTAAATTTGAAAAATTAAAAACACAGGTTATGAATTTTTCAATACAAACACCCTTAGAGAATAATGAAATATTATTAAATCCTTTGGACGAAAAGGATTTTGATTTACTTTATAAAGTAGCCTCAGATCCTGCTATATGGAAACAACACCCGGTAAATGACAGATGGAAAAAAGAAGTTTTCGAGTTATTTTTTAAAGGCGGAATGGAAAGTGGAGGAGCATATGTAATAATTGATAAATTATCCGGCGAGTTTATAGGAAGTACACGTTTTTATAATTATATAGAGAATGAGAACAGCATTATGATAGGTTTTACTTTTTATGCGGTAAAATATTGGGGTAAAGGAATTAATCCCTCAGTAAAGAAATTAATGATTAACTATATATTTCAATATGTTGATAAAATATACTTTCAGGTCGGAGCCACTAATATTCGTTCTCAAATTGCAGTTACACGTTTAGGGGCTGAAAAAATAAGTGAAGAAAATATTGCATACCATTCAAAAGAACCTGTAAATCCTGATTTTGTTTATGAATTGAATAAGGAGAAATGGTTAAAATTATAAAAAATAAAGTATAATATAACATAAAAATAAATTACAAATTATCTGATAAAACTGTTATATTTGTTTAAAATTTAATATATGAATAGGGAAAGTTGTCTTCCTCCACCACTACGATTTTAATAATTTAAGAATGTTTATAAAAAATCCAGGAACAAATAATGTAATTATCCTGGAAAGTATAATTATTAATAAGTAAAACTATTGCCTTTTAAAAAAGGCAGGAAGATAATTTTTTATGAAAAAGTCATATTTAATACTACATGTAGCCGTATTACTAGCTGGTTTTACCGGAGTTTTTGGCAAATTAATTTCATTGAATGAAGGATTGCTGGTATGGTACCGCGTTTTTTTTTCCTTTTTAATTTTATTTTTAATTTTAAAAATATTCAAAGTTGTTGATACAACTCATAATTTTAAAGAAAGATTTAAAATAGCAAGAGTAGGAATGTTTATAACAATACACTGGGTATTTTTCTATGCCAGCATTAAATATTCTAACATATCCATAGGAGTCGTTTGCTATTGTTTAACCAGCTTTTTTACCGCTATTTTTGAACCCATAATTAACCGGAAAAAGTTTAATATAACAGAATTGCTATTGAGTGCCGTCACTCTTTTGGGTATAAGTTTAATCTTTCATTTTGATACTTCCTACCAGACGGGAATAATTTTAGGAATAATTTCTTCTTCTTTTGCTGCATTATACACTATATATAATGAGAAACTAGTGAAAATATATGACAGCAAAATAATAAATTACTATCAAATGATAGGAGGGACTGTTGGTTTAGGTTTATTATTACCACTTTATCTTTACTTTTTTCCTGTCAACAGTCTTGTACCGGATTTTAAGGATACTTTATATCTATTATTATTATCTTTATTCTGTACTGTAGGCTTATATGTGTTATTTGCCGAATCATTAAGGAACATTCCTGCATTTACAGTAAACTTAAGTTTCAATTTAGAGCCAATATATGCAATAGCAATGGCTTTTATGTTTTTTAATGAAAGCAAAGAGGTTAATTTTGCTTTTTATTTAGGATTATTCTTTGTTATTTTATCAGTAGCCCTTCAAACGTATTTTTCTACACGAAAAAATAAATAAATAAATTAGTAAATAGCTTATTATTAAAAATTGATAATAAGCTATTTTAAAATAATAACAAATAAAATTTTTTAATGTTATGGAAATTATACCATTGAAAGAAGGCGATTTTTTCGTAAATAAAAGAAAAGAGTTTCGTTTATTAGAAGAAGGAGAAAACTCTAATGATTTAAGGATTGCGATTCAGCCTTTTTTAATTAAGGTACATAATGAATATATTATGCTGGATTGTGGCTTAGGCTGGTTATATGATGACAAACCGGTTTTTTTGCATCTCTTAAAAAAGTTAAACATACAATCATCTGAAATTTCCAAGATATTAATTTCTCATTTACATAAAGATCACATCGGAGGATTAGGTATAATACAAAACAATTATTTTTTATTAAATTTTCCCCAAGCTACAATATATGTTCAGCAAAGAGAATTTGAATATGCAAATTCACAAAAACAAAGCTTATCATATGATTTTAAATT contains these protein-coding regions:
- a CDS encoding glucosamine-6-phosphate deaminase, with translation MKFNLSSKIVLNTVPKQFYKPENEYELSVLTRYEKIPTHIFESQVEASIGIANTIAEGIKSKQQLNEVFVLGLCGDYALQTIYSELVRKHKEEGLSFENVIVFNTYEFYQPQNQTLVCLSLLNELLLDQVDIKKSNVHSPEGNIPKEEILDYCKNYERLIKEKGGLDYILVNLSQGGGVGLNFSGASINSSTRLVLLNLQARKEAINFFGTIEKVPSSAITLGISSLMKSKEIALVAWGEDKSKSVYESVEGSITDTVPATCLQNHSNASIYTDLSAAYGLTRINRPWLVSSCNWTNKLIRRAIVWLCEKLDKPILKLTNKDYQDHGLEELLSLYNSAYNVNIKVFNDLQHTITGWPGGKPNADDTNRPERSEPYPKRIILFSPHPDDDVISMGGTFRRLVEQGHDVHVAYQTSGNIAVGDEDLIRYVSLLEDVRKKYDSENIALQKKYEEILNYVLHEKKEGDSDTPDILFIKGHIRRQEALNGCRYVGADLNKAKFLDLPFYETGKIKKNPISEADVKIIKNLLQEVKPHQVFVAGDLADPHGTHKVCLDAILAAFDELKGEEWLNDCRIWMYRGAWQEWEIEHIEMAVPMSPEELRFKRNAILKHQSQMENAPFLGSDERLFWQRSEERNRTTAEKYHQLGLASYEAIEAFVEYKLLQH
- the nagB gene encoding glucosamine-6-phosphate deaminase, with the protein product MRLLIQPNYNSVSYWTAEYIIKEINKAQQKNKKFVLGLPTGSTPLGTYQYLINAYNDKRVTFKDVITFNMDEYVGIAEDHPESYHFFMKTNFFDHIDIQQENINILNGNAEDLEKECNDYEEKIKSVGGIDLFLGGIGPDGHIAFNEPGSSFTSKTRIKTLTEDTIVANSRFFDNDMTKVPKTALTVGVETILSAKEVIIIANGHSKARALAKVIEGGISQRWTVSALQLHPKGIIVCDELAVYEITVGTYRYFKQLEKDNLIHID
- a CDS encoding OprD family outer membrane porin, coding for MRYIYSLSLILLSPIFLSGSICAISDYYNSDFKARINLNSVNYIFYSIEQNIKIDTDSTKLKERLNTPPDSLLQNEIYAADDLTTQNSKKGFLKKSSLGGTLYFWDRNRERKNVITKDYVNDIIQTTFTAELNFKSAPIAKMFSVELGGYGVWQPHSGGTTLPSEIAFSNHKSRWRETWDEDSDGVSFYKALIDFRLKNYLWAKVGYIQPSGQTLLAPHWSLLPGTYEGFEVGTVLDFGKSGVLSASYMWTDRYKTPWYRKLDKFYRMGPDSERVNYLHSLGAKYDFKNNLVLEAAFGQSAHYLNQYLGKISYKTNIANNPLSMSYQFYGSQDQDHSGTKVYDGLAWLQGITLFYQTGPVGWKLEGTAVQAKGEQGFFLQRMTSAYASTQGRLDIWWNSRSDFDAHDEKAIFGEISYDLKNLFSFLEGFKIAASYAYGWDARPSKNPIYDQTQKIWERAWNLDLGYVIPKGSFKGTLFQIHYTNYNNNSKNAPWSGGYGNIFQDEHDLKIFVILPFTVLSPQK
- a CDS encoding beta-N-acetylhexosaminidase, whose product is MRTLKISLITAFFICMSPYIVAQTNNHTSEQMIVDVMSSQLQLNYKIVDNFAASHGVDCSALGADWGSCNKALISFYNKGKDINDKNWTIYFHSIRRILKVDNPQFKISHITGDLHKLEPTNLFTGFQSNKVTDIPIIGEYWQLQETDVMPRWYVTSGQAQPKIITNTDTEDTSFYVSPITGDLWKRTPEDHNILMNPESRFEQDQTITLLSPQDLRGHILPTPVKAEIYKTNILLTDKGINLDIKGLDSESKLVLENQFKRCNIPVSTQGYKIVGNIKPKEFLNKISGAYKLEIKDNGTDIVAYDERGLFYAVQSVISLLPQETPAVLPALKIEDYPRFDYRGLMIDVGRNFKSKEAILKVLDQMSKYKMNKFHFHLTDDEGWRIEIQGLPELTEVGGKRCHDLSEQNCLLPQLGSGPFSDNAGTGFYTKSDYIDILKYAKARYIDVIPEINMPAHARAAVVSMEARYNRLKNQGKLKEAEEFRLKDPTDLSNTTSVQYYDRTGYLNLCMDSSKKFVTKIIEEMAAMHKEAGHPITTWHFGGDEAKNIKFGAGFQDINAADKVTWKGTIDQSKEDHPFEKSQVCKNFIAQGKAQNFEHLPGVFAVEVSKILKNLNIKSMQAWQDGLKHVDNSKDFATDKVYVNFWDPLYWGGSQSVNEWRNKGYQVVISNPDYVYLDMPNEVNTKEPGYYWATRSNNIQKVFSFAPENLPQNAETSVDRDGNVFEGKSVGDWKGIAGISAHIWEETIRTPEEMEYMLFPRLLAVAERAWHKSDWELDYQKGRNYKKGETHWVNTDLLKKDWIKFANYVGQKELSKLENSEILYRLPVPGAKINNKVLTANIILPSLNIEYSTDKGQTWIAYDKPVRLPDNAQNVMIRSRSKDGKRTSRSEYIN
- a CDS encoding acetate uptake transporter, whose product is MEIRAMKIQVADPTPLGLFGLALVTLVASSQKMGITEGLSLVIPWALFLGGIAQLIAGFYDFKHNNLFGATAFCAYGLFWITVCFSWLIKLGCFGDTLASTTDTKQLGFAFISYLLLSIVLTISSLKMSVVMFLLMADICLLFFALSMDSFGMGDVWHDVASYSELTISLLTFYALFAKYLSGYFGKSVLPVGGPLL
- a CDS encoding aminotransferase-like domain-containing protein, with the translated sequence MDSPIIISLFSQLKLDKYANTSLYIQLSDYIIDGIKQGKLLPGYKLPSTRRLSELLNINRITVSKAFQELEQQGWMESFIGKGSFISSSLPQLSNYEFSPGNSDFLKHSGFKISKNISIDSHYPVINSRLRLDDGFPDLRLSPIKELTKAYQNQSNSRKFYFQYGTYSTPSGSLILRKSLSEYLNYSRALQTTENNILTVKGTTMGIHLVCSGLLEPGDCVVMENPGWKRAEDNFKFFKAEILKVSVDTYGLSTEELENICIRKKIRLVYVTSHHQYPTTVTLRMDRRLELIRLSEKYKFILFEDDYDFDFHYKQKPLQPLASLDKHGMVIYCGSFSKILAPVFRLGYLVASENVIEHLTKIRLITDRQGDYVLENAMAELIDEGIIQRYLRKAVKIYKE
- a CDS encoding GNAT family N-acetyltransferase, with product MNFSIQTPLENNEILLNPLDEKDFDLLYKVASDPAIWKQHPVNDRWKKEVFELFFKGGMESGGAYVIIDKLSGEFIGSTRFYNYIENENSIMIGFTFYAVKYWGKGINPSVKKLMINYIFQYVDKIYFQVGATNIRSQIAVTRLGAEKISEENIAYHSKEPVNPDFVYELNKEKWLKL
- a CDS encoding DMT family transporter; the protein is MKKSYLILHVAVLLAGFTGVFGKLISLNEGLLVWYRVFFSFLILFLILKIFKVVDTTHNFKERFKIARVGMFITIHWVFFYASIKYSNISIGVVCYCLTSFFTAIFEPIINRKKFNITELLLSAVTLLGISLIFHFDTSYQTGIILGIISSSFAALYTIYNEKLVKIYDSKIINYYQMIGGTVGLGLLLPLYLYFFPVNSLVPDFKDTLYLLLLSLFCTVGLYVLFAESLRNIPAFTVNLSFNLEPIYAIAMAFMFFNESKEVNFAFYLGLFFVILSVALQTYFSTRKNK
- a CDS encoding MBL fold metallo-hydrolase translates to MEIIPLKEGDFFVNKRKEFRLLEEGENSNDLRIAIQPFLIKVHNEYIMLDCGLGWLYDDKPVFLHLLKKLNIQSSEISKILISHLHKDHIGGLGIIQNNYFLLNFPQATIYVQQREFEYANSQKQSLSYDFKLIEALKNNSAVHWLNADSGYINDYIKYQVTGGHTPYHQAFWIKNSDTIAFYGADNLPTSAYLNYDIAYKSDFDGKKAKQQRINWKQEALLYNWKILFYHDLKTPVTNLTAQ